A single region of the Lepus europaeus isolate LE1 chromosome 1, mLepTim1.pri, whole genome shotgun sequence genome encodes:
- the PRSS37 gene encoding probable inactive serine protease 37, protein MKFTFYLCILAGASFFAHSSVQKEDPAPYLVYLKSHFNPCVGVLIKTDWVLAPAHCYLPNLKVMLGNFKSRVRDGTEQTINPIQIIRYWNYNDTSPQDDLMLIKLAKPATLNHKVQPLALATSNIRPGTVCLLSGLDWSQENSGRHPDLRQNLEAPVMSDKECQKTEQGRNHRNSLCVKFIKVFSRIFGEVAVATVLCKNKLQGIEVGHFMGGDVGIYTNVYKYVSWIETTTKDKKH, encoded by the exons ATGAAATTTACGTTCTATCTGTGTATCCTTGCTG GGGCATCTTTCTTTGCTCACTCATCTGTGCAGAAAGAAGACCCTGCTCCCTACTTGGTATACCTCAAATCTCACTTTAATCCTTGTGTGGGTGTCCTCATCAAAACTGattgggttctagccccagctcaCTGCTACTTACC AAATCTGAAAGTGATGCTGGGAAACTTCAAGAGCAGAGTCAGAGACGGCACAGAGCAGACAATTAACCCTATCCAGATTATCCGTTATTGGAACTATAATGACACCTCCCCCCAGGATGACCTCATGCTCATTAAACTGGCCAAGCCTGCCACCCTTAACCACAAAGTCCAGCCCCTTGCCCTTGCCACCAGCAACATCCGGCCAGGAACCGTCTGTCTGCTGTCAGGTttggactggagccaggagaacAGTG GCAGACATCCTGACCTACGGCAGAACCTGGAGGCCCCGGTGATGTCTGACAAAGAGTGCCAAAAAACCGAACAAGGGAGAAACCACAGGAACTCCTTGTGTGTTAAATTTATCAAAGTATTCAGCAGAATTTTTGGG GAGGTGGCTGTCGCTACTGTCCTCTGCAAGAACAAACTCCAGGGAATCGAGGTCGGTCACTTCATGGGAGGGGACGTCGGCATCTACACCAACGTTTACAAATACGTGTCCTGGATTGAGACAACCACTAAGGACAAGAAACACTGA